ATCCGTAAACTGAAAGACAATAACGGAAATTATATTTGGCAACCGTCTACACAAGCTGGACAACCAGATTTAATTCTTAACCGTCCATACTATACATCTACCTTTGCACCTCTCCCTGAACAGGGGAATAAAGCCATTGCATTTGGAGATTTCTCATATTACTGGATTGCTGACCGCCAAGGACGTACTTTTAAACGTCTCAATGAACTTTATGCTAATAATGGTCAAATTGGTTTTCTTGCATCTCAACGTGTTGATGGGAAATTAGTATTACCAGAAGCAGTAAAAATTTTATCTGTGAAAGCAAAATAATCATGATAAGTCTAGAAGAAGCAAAACTTTACCTTAAGGTAGAAAACACAGATGAAGATGACTTGATTACGCAATTGATTGATACGAGTAAAAAACTCTGTGAAGAAACATTAAGGCAGAATACTTACAGTGAGGTTCTAAGAATGGCAATCCTGTATGGGGTTGCCTATCTTTATGAACACCGTGAAACAGCTAATTATAAAGAGTTAAAACAAATGTTATATCACCTACTATTAGCTGATAGGAAGGATATTTTTTGATGAAAATCGCTCCGTTACGTGACCGTCTTACATTTGAAGTGCGTAAAATTGTGGTTGATGAAATTGGAAATGAATCTTCAATTTGGAACACGGTTTTCCAAAGATGGTGTTCTAGTCGCCCATTGACCTTGACAGAAAATGAGGGGAGTGTGTCTAAACTTCTTTATAACAAAATTCAATTTACACTAAGGTACGACAAAGCGGTACTAAATCTAAGTTCATTAAAAACTAGGATAAAGTACAGAGACGCCTACTTTACGATAGATTCAATTGATGGTGATAGCGTTCCTAGGCAATTGATTTATATTGTAGCAACTAAGGAGAATGACTATGAACAGGATAGGAATGGATGAGTTGGAAAAAGTAATTGATCAAGAGTTGGGTGATTACATTAAAGAGACGACATCTGCAATGCGAGAGGTAGTAGAAGAAGTAACAGATAGTGCTGTAGATACTTTAAAGATCTCTTCTCCACGAAAAACTGGTAAGTATGCACGAGGTTGGAAAAGTAAGTCAACAAGTGACAGTCCTACAGGCTTAACAAAAACCATTCATAACCGAACACCAGGCTTAACTCATCTCCTAGAAAATGGTCACGCTAAACAAAATGGTGGTCGAGTAGAAGGGCAAAAACATATTGAAATCGTTGAAAAAAGTGCCGTTAAGTCACTTGAAGATAGGCTGAGACAAAGATTGTGAGGATTTCATGACATTAAAAGATTTCTATAACATTTTAATAAAATCAAAGTTGCCAGTAGCTTATCATCATTTTGAAGAAGGAAGAAGTCCAGCTCCACCATTTATTGTATATCTTGTTAAGGACTCTGAAAATACTGGAGCTGATAATTGGAGCTATCATAAGACTCTTAATCTTCAAGCGGAACTCTATACCTTAAAGAAGGACTTAGAAATCGAAACTAAGATGGATGACTTATTTGATAGTCATTCAATTTTTTTTGACAAAGTAGAGACTTATATCTCAACTGAAAAACTGTATCAAATTACATATTACATTTCATTAAACGGAGGATAGTTATGACTGAAAAAAATAAAGTTACATTCGGATTACAAGATGTTCATTGGGCAGAAGTTACAACTGAAGCTTCAAATGGTGCATTGACTTATGGAACGGTTGAACGATTACGAGGTGCAGCAGAACTAACCTTGGAACCGACTGGTGACAAAGGTTCATACAAGGCAGATAATATCAACTTTTATACTTCGGAATCAAATGATGGTTATGAGGGAACATTGAAGCTCGCCTTATTAACCCAAGAATTTTTAACTCGTGTCTTAGGAGAAAAATTAGATCCAACAACTAAAACAATTTCTGAAATCGCAAATGCTGAAAAGAAGAATTTCGCTCTGATGTTTCGTTTTGAAGGAGATAAGAAAGAAACACTTCATGTTTTGTATTACTGTTACGCATCACGTCCGTCAATGGGATCAAAAACAAAATCTGGTTCAGATATTAATGAGGTTGAGCTAAACTTTACTGCAAGTCCTCGGCCACTTGATAAGGTGGTTCGTCGCAAAACGACAGAAGAAACAAGTGATGAGATTCGTCAGAATTGGTTCAAGGAAGTCTTTGAACCTCGTGAATAAAGGAGTTACAGATGAGAGATAGTATTACAATTTCAGGAAAGACCTATGAATTAGCTACTAATGCCTATACACCGATTGCTTATAAAGAACAGTTTGGTAAAGATTATTTTCAAGACTTGTTTTCAATGGTGAGTACGCAGTCAATTCTCGATAAGATTGAACACCTAAATGAGGAAGAAAAACTCGAAACTGGTGACATTGATCTATCTATCCTGACCAATTTTGATATGACTTTTTTTCACAGAATTTTTTGGGTATTTGCGAAATCTGCTAATCCAAGAATTAAACCATTCAAAGAATTCTTTATGGAGATGGAGGAGTTTCCAGTTCAAGAAGTAGCAACTATCTTAATGAATATGCTTAACCAAGGGATGAATACAAGAAAAAAGCAGATCAAACAGAAACAGCAAGCGAAGAAATCTTTACGGTAGAAAGCTATCTATTTTGTTGTAAGGAAACTGGCTTATCCATAAACGACTTAAAGCATATTTCAATAGGGATGGCTCTTGATTATCAAACTGATTATGTAAACTTGCGGACAAATGAAACAAGCAAAACAAGAAAAGCGAATCAAAGTGATTTTGATAATTTTTAATAGAAAGGAGATGTGAACATGGCTGGAAATATAAAAGGCATCACAATAGAAATTGGTGGTGACACACAACCCTTGCAAAATGCCTTAAAAGGGATAAATAAACAAGCCGCTGAATCAACTAAAGAATTGAAACAAATTGATAAGGCTCTTAAGTTTGATACAGGAAATGTCACACTCCTTACTCAAAAACAAGAAGTGCTTGCTAAACAAGTTGAAACAACTAAAGAAAAGTTAGCTACCTTAAGGCAGGCACAAGCTCAAGTTGAAGCTCAATTTAAGTCTGGTACTATTGGTGCGGAACAATATCGAGCCTTTCAAAGGGAAGTAGAAACTACACAGACAGTACTGAAAAGTTACGAAGGCAAACTAGAGGGTGTCAACCAAGCCTTATCGGAAAATGGTAATCGAATAGGTAGTACTAAAAGTCAATGGGATAGCTTGAAACAAGAACAAGCTCGTCTAGCTTCTG
This genomic stretch from Streptococcus sp. 1643 harbors:
- a CDS encoding head-tail connector protein; the encoded protein is MISLEEAKLYLKVENTDEDDLITQLIDTSKKLCEETLRQNTYSEVLRMAILYGVAYLYEHRETANYKELKQMLYHLLLADRKDIF
- a CDS encoding head-tail adaptor protein yields the protein MKIAPLRDRLTFEVRKIVVDEIGNESSIWNTVFQRWCSSRPLTLTENEGSVSKLLYNKIQFTLRYDKAVLNLSSLKTRIKYRDAYFTIDSIDGDSVPRQLIYIVATKENDYEQDRNG
- a CDS encoding HK97 gp10 family phage protein, with protein sequence MNRIGMDELEKVIDQELGDYIKETTSAMREVVEEVTDSAVDTLKISSPRKTGKYARGWKSKSTSDSPTGLTKTIHNRTPGLTHLLENGHAKQNGGRVEGQKHIEIVEKSAVKSLEDRLRQRL
- a CDS encoding major tail protein, which encodes MTEKNKVTFGLQDVHWAEVTTEASNGALTYGTVERLRGAAELTLEPTGDKGSYKADNINFYTSESNDGYEGTLKLALLTQEFLTRVLGEKLDPTTKTISEIANAEKKNFALMFRFEGDKKETLHVLYYCYASRPSMGSKTKSGSDINEVELNFTASPRPLDKVVRRKTTEETSDEIRQNWFKEVFEPRE